The DNA window tacgtgacatataatcctcttatatttgggtaattaggatttttgtggcatataaactggaatttgatctttaccctctaattggaattaattcaccaaggaattggcgattAATTaaagttagaggagactaggaaggtctaaagaattagggtctagtcacatatagtttgccatgaattaaatcttgcatgattaaaataaattaataagaaaagtcaatccgaaaaatagataactctgaagccttaactgccttctcccatattttattcccaacttatttactgCCTGTCTTCAAActctgaatttactgtttaatgctctttgaataccaaaacactctttttgcttgcctaactaagtaaatcatttaaccattgttgctttgtccatcaattctcgtgggatcgaccctcacttacctgaggtattacttggtacgacccggtgcacttgccggttagtttgtggattATAAATTCTGCATCaccaagaaactaaaaacacagtaggataaaaaaaagaagattaagttacaataaatttttaagtttccAATGAAGCTCAGATAcaatttagatgagcgggatttagtagctttttgcttctgaatagttttggcatctcactatccattgaaactcagaatGGTTGgtctctttaggaacttagaatccagatgatttTACTGACTCTCTTAGttcagttcttttttattcttaaacagagctttcagagtcttggccgtgaccctatgcactttgtttttcagtattaccaccggatacataaatgccacagacactttaactggATGAACGCTTtaggattgtgattcagctttccTAGAATCCCaagatagaggtgtccagagttcttaagcacactcttttttcctttggatcgtgactttaaccactcagccTCAAGCTTTTTGcatgacaccttcacgccacaagcacatggttagggacagcttggttgagccgcttaggccaggattttattcctttaggccctcctatccattgatactcaaagccttggatccttttatccttgccttttagtttaaagggttattggctttttcaatCTGCCCTCCTTTTCCTGCATTTTTGGGCAGTAATggatttttctctttatttatttatttattttttcgccattttttctttctttttcacatgcattaattttttttattttgcaacatggtttttctttttctttttgctgttttttcttgattcaagaattaatttttggatttttcagattaccaataatacttttcctttttcatcattctttcaagagccaacattctaaaATTCCAACTTTAAATCTGCACtgtttattcatacattcagaaaacaaaagcaatgccaccaaatcaagataattaaactattcttattataaacttgaaattcatgtttctctcaatttttttcaattaaaattttctttttaagcaGTGAGTGATATACGGAATATTTTACAACTTTAAGACATCaatgcaaatgatcatgcaatGAGAACAAGAGAACTGATACTACAACataacagaaaatagaaaaatacaaaagaagaggagaaaaaaagaaCGAATCCACCTTTAATGGTGGCGGCTAGTGCTCCTCTTTGAGGATCCAATGTggtgcttgatctcttcaatgttACTCTTTTGTCTTTGTTACTCTTCCCTCATAGCCCTTTGAACTTCTCTAATGGATCTTTGGTCTTCCCTTATTTCATTGAGGATGGTGGAatgctcttgatgctccacgCTCAATTTCTCCATGTTAGTGCTTAgttctccaagagaagtctgccattgatcccaatagctttgaggaggaaaatgcatcccttgaggcatctcaaggatCTCCTGCTGAGGTGGCTGCACAGGCTTttgtgcatgctctctagtttactccatctttttcttagtgATAGACTTGTCCTCCCCAATAGAGaaatctccttctatgacaattccagcaaAATTGCATAGATGTCAGATGAGGTGtgggaatgccaaccttgcaTTGGTGGAAGCCTTCTCAGCTATCTTGTACAATTTATGAGGAATCACCTCTTGTACTTCCACCTTACTTTCAATCATTGATAAACCCTAATttggtggtttatcttgtgcttaatttaggggacTTAATcaacttttcccacatttattcactaaaatagcatggttttataaattctcctttatttgtgcttaagtgtaaaaacatgatttttaggcctttaaattgctagttttaattcacctttgattccactagatgccttgatgtgtttgttagtgaatttaaGATGATAAGGGCCAGGAATGAATAAAAGGAGTggaaagaaaagcatgcaaagtggagaactcaTGGAAAATTAAGTATGGAGTGCATACATCGACGTGCACGCGCAACagacgcgcacgtgtggatgTGAAGTCgcatggtgacgcgtacgcatgacagtcgcgtacgcgtggatggtaaAATGTCAAgcaatgcgtacgcgtgacccatgcgtacacgtcgatgcttgcacgtgacctcattaaagtgaaaatgctgggggcaatttctgagcttcCCAAGCCCGATCCCGATGGGTTCCAGAGaatatttcatgcagaattgaagatTGGACAAAGGGGGGACACTTAGTGTAGTTATGATAAGCctttagttatttttctagagagagaagttccttcctctctctagaattaggttagggtTCTTAGGTTAATCactcttagatttaggttttaattgttgatttcatttactttctttctcaatttcttGTTGCTACATCCTtgctttcttagttttatttgttatttcctttattttgttgattttatgAGCACTCTTGTTTCCTTTcatttcctttaatgcaattgatgtttattgttcttttattgtttaaatGCTTTGCTATTGCTATCTCCTTGCATTTGGTAGTATTAGATTTTATAttccttattattttattatgcttTCTTTTTATACCTTCCAAATGTTTGATACAATACttagaaggatgttagagtagatttttgtgttcttggcttgggttgaGTAATTTgagactcttgaattgtcaaagtctcttgttgattgataattggaagttgctagttgacttgaatgccactaaaggTAGTCTTTCACtatgatttgactaggacttgtggactcaagttgattatatccacttgactttccttcatagttagaggttaactatgTGGGAACAATAGacaattcttgtcacaattgatgatgataatgaggataggacttctaattctcattccttgccaagagccttcttgaaaaattttattattttgactaaacTTATTACATGTATTCTAAATGCAATGTTGTGATTGAGaagggtaaacaaaaaaattacttagtttaattccctttttcaatcaaaccaattTCTCATATgcaaaagggtaaactaagcTCAATAATAACATTTTTCCAATCACAACTAATAGACTAAAATAACTACATATATATATGCTATCAACTAAAAgtgcaaatcaagctaaaattTTCAAGATATATACAAACCAAAGTGTAAAATGTAACAAGCTAAAACAAAAGTATCCAAGATAACTGATATATATAATGATCCAAAAGTGCAATAAAATAAAGTgcaaatactaaaaataagacaaaataaatctaaataaaatGAGAGTCTGAAAATGGTCACCGAAAATAGAAAATCCTGTCGACGTCGACGacggcgacctccccacacttagaagaCAGCATCGTACTCGATGCTACGACTGAGACTGGGTGAGACGGTCGATGTTTGCTACTGGCTGAGGCTGAGGCTATGACTCTACAGGGGCCTGATGTGTCTCTGTGGTAGCCTAAATCTGTGAACGTGCCTCTGGCTGCTAAGCCTCCTTCTCCCGAACCCCCTCCTTCGCCTCAAACTAGTTGGAAGAAATGTCAGAATCAGAGGGCATCCTGGTACCTAATGATGCCAGCATCCGACTCAAACGCTCATAGCGTCGCCTATTGCGACGCTCACTCTGCTCCATGAGCCCAATGAGGTGCTGCATAAGTCGGTACATCGGCTGAGGTGctgctggtggtggtggtggtggtgctggTGGTACTGGTGTAGATGGTCCAGGTGCTGCTGCTGAAGAGGAAGATGGCCTAGGTGTCGCTGCTGCAGATGCTTGGGCTCTCCGCGGTGCTGGTGGTTTGTCGGTCACCCAAGTCCCCCACAGAATAACTCTCTCATTTATGTGGACTGCGGGTGGCGACTCATCATCTGGCAGCCATGGTACTCCAGCCCGCTGAGCCATCTCTGTGACCAAAGTAGGGAATGGGAGTGTGCCTCTGACATGGGCtctgtaacgacccaacttccAGAACATCATGATCGTACCGAAAGTAAGGCGTTACTAACCTGCTTTCCTttattaactatttatttttgagtCGTTAGTTCGATATTGCGTTTCAGTTTTTAAGAAATTTCcagaataattttgttttttattatcaaaatcatATGTCAAACATTtcaaagtaataataatcacataattattaataataatatctgtcatacaaaagatttcaaataaaattcagATACAAATCATATCcctctgtataaaataaaaatcttaagCAATAAGGGCGAGGGAATTCTATGAAAGCAAATTAACTCACACTTAactcataaataaattatataatcacTCGCAGCTTCAAACTGAGTCTTCGAACATGTGTCACTGAAAAGGTGGAAGATTTTgaggtgagaacaaaccacacgttctcagtagggaatgtCAATGCTGTAAAAGTAATGATTAACttgcaaataattaacatacTCAAAAAAACTACATTTTTATCAAAACTTTTTGGATATACTCTTAgctttattttaactaattgaTCACCTCTTTCGAAGACTCTAAACTCAAAACAGATCACAATGACAagattaataatatcaatcaATTTTCAGCCACTTAATTAATTCTCAATCACAACGTCAATTATTAATCTCTTTAAAacatttcaaaaactaaaagtaCAAGCAAGAGATTTAATTCAACATACAAACAAATCACAACAAGACAGGCAGCACAATTACAAAGAAATAAAACAAGCAATCACAATCAAATGCAGATGCGCAAATAAGGATGTCGCATGTCTagtcctagtgcaggtaatgagctcatctgtcggttactaACCTGCTCCCGACGTTATCCAGCAACCTCTGTCTAGATAAGGCTTTCCTATTGGCTATACCCCTgtgtacaggaaataacccctctgccaccacAGGATCCACTGCACACAGGAAATAACACATCTGCCACTGCAGGGATGTACGCCGACACACCTTCTgtatacaggaaataacccctctgccactacAGATATGGAACAAGTGGTCACGGTACTTCTGTAGCAGGAATTAACCCCTCTGCCTTacagaaataaaatatggatcTGTACCGTAGGAAAGCGTTCTCAGTGATCACACCATtatctatctgactgcctcaCTGCAGCAGATGATCATACCAGTATATCTAGAGTTGCCTTAGcacaacaaataaataaacacatctcttgggttgcctcaAACAACAAATGACCTTTCAACAGGTCCTCTACTTTTTTAACAGGTCCTCtacttttttattctcttttataatcataaatacGCAAGCGGGACAAAACCCACGTCCTTGCCAACAATGTCATAAACTGAATACCTTTCCTCAAAAGAATCAGTGTAATTATCATCATAAGTTATCATTCTCGTTATTCATCTCCAGTTACATATTCTTATAGaatatctctctctttctttgttCACTCATGTTGTACAAACTTTACGACTTCCACTTTTGCAACCTCTTAACTCGaaccaattttaaaactattttctagtttaattttctttcaaaagactcaagaaaatcatttattttaaattcgcTAAATACTTTTCAAAACATCACCCTCTTACTAAAATTAACCAAATAAAactctttttttcaaatttactaACTTtccaaaaactcaaaaatcatctctctctttactattcaaattaaaatattataaattcatCAAACTTCTAAAAAGTAATCCTTTATTTCAAGCttaaaacataattcttttcatATTGAATCAATCTCAAAATATAGTTtctttcttaaataatttaattttgaaacatAAACCTTTCTTTAGTAAATcgaatttaaaatagaataattcttttctttactaaataaaacttaaataatcaTTTTCCAAATCCAAGTCTTCTAAAATAACTTCTCAAATAAAACCtcagattttataaaattttggcagcacctcccctaaaattcAGACTTAGCCACCCTTACGGGTTCCTTCTTTTCAACATCTTAtcaaacctttctcaacaaTTATCACAACAGGAGATTCTCAATCAATCAGAAAATCATAATTGgcaataatcaacaattaaatCATACTCCGCAATTTCCACATAATCCATCTATCCAACTTCCATCTTATCAATTTATAACTATTTTCAACATATCATAGAATCctttcaaaattaaactcaatcaaCCAGTAACCCCAAAAATCAGCCTTCCATAATTTAAAGTCATTTACTTGTTAACAAAGTACCTATTTTGTTTTAGAAGTCATATTTCAAGAGAATAATTCGGTAATCAAACTTCAATCTTTTAGCAGTTTTCAAACATAATTCTGATTAATCATCAATCAATATTAGCAAGCATCAAGACCAATTCCAACCAGTCACAAGTCAATTTCACAGCCATTTCGACATATCAGATTActaaaatcaacaacaaattctTATTCTCAATAATCAAAATACAGCCACAACTCAAACCATCATCACAATAATCCCAAACCAAACACAAATCCAACTCAGTTCATCAATTATCAATACGACAACTTTTCAATAGTTAACTCATCAAATTTCAGTGTAACAAGTATTATCAAACGAATTACCATTCACAGCCACATTTCAACCAATTCAGCAATATCACATAGGTCAGAATTCTCAACAAATCCATCAAAATTAGAAAACCAATATCAATCACAGCATTAACCAAAATTAACCTTGTCAAATTAATTACTGACAATAACAAAACCCAGTGACATTTTCAACCATAACCTAAACTCAATAAACTAATTGAAACACCAGAATATCATCTCAGTACCAAACTTAATCCAAATTTCACAACCTCAAACCAAGCTTATTCCTATCAATTAATCATATTTATGAATTATTTGCAATTACTCACTAAACCTCCTTGGCATTCATAACTtaaaactattaattttaaaataaatcccCTACCTCAAAGTCGGAACTCGCAAAAATCGCTAAACGCAGCTGCTCCATGAGCAGTTTCTAGCACCTATTTCCATGGCAGCAACAATGACAAGGTTAAACGCCTCCTCTCCTCTCTGATCTGGGATTCCAGAAGTAGCAGCCATTTTCAAACAGAGCCAGCAGCAACGTGAGGTGGTCACGGCAGCAATCAGAAATGGTGAATTCAAATAGGATAACAGTAAAAATTCTGGAAACTCCATGCTAACTCAAGTTGAAGCAAGAGCCAAAATGCCTTACCTCAATTAGACAATAATAACAGAACGAGGAAACATTGGCAGCAGGAACGGCAGCCCAGGGGTGACGGCGACGCGACTCCGCCACCAGTGACAAGAAGCACGACAGAGGCGTTTACCCCACTCAACAGCGTTCTCTCCCTCAACTGgccttcctcaacccatgagCTCCTCTCTCGGCGGACCAGAGAAGCACAAACGGAGCTCCATCGTGACTCTCTGCTGGCCCCTCAACGACGACGGCGGGCGAGCTCCAGGGCAACGGTGGTGACGGCGGGACAAGACGCGATGGCAGCTTCTCCTTGACGGTGGCTTGTAGACGGATCGGCAATAACGCAAGCTTGTGGCTCCATGGACGGGACGACGCCGTGAAGCAGCTCGATGGCGAGATCCAGGGCGGCGACAGTGACGGCAGACAGCATCTCGTTGACGGCGGCGAGCTCGCACCAACGGCTGGGCGGCGATGAGCGTGAATGACAGCGCAACAATACGCGATTGGGGCTGTAAGCTGGACGGTGGCTGGGTGTGGCTCCCTCCTCTGGTTCCGAGCTCTCTTTTCTTCCTCTCCATCTCTGcgtttctttctctgttttgtgTGTGTATTGTGTTTAGGAAGAAATGAGGTGGAGGCTGCGTTCACAGGCTGAGGAAAGAGAAAGATTTGGGTTAGGGTTTCTGGGATTTAGGAATTAGGTTTCTGATTCAATTTGGGAATTTAggtttagaaattaggaattttataaaataatacggatagatatgaatagatattttgataaaatttgaagatagagtaattttaaaattaaatgtactctattaaaaatatttaggaacattatttattatcatatGGCTAAGTTCAAtcaattatttctaatttaaaataaatatattaatcacatttttagttattcaaattaaatgacataacttttcattatttttctatctcCGAAACTTTAATtccaatttaattataataaaaattatacataaatattaattgacttaaatttaaagtatttataaatatcaatctaatcatttctaataaaataatttctaggaattcaaattaataacataattcattcaaaatagaatttatttaaattaaattatacaattcttcttatttttcaattactaaaattatagtttcaattataccaaatatctaataaagattatataaaaattctaattaatttaaactccaATTATGATGAAACTCCATTTAATTacctttagtaaaataattttcttaaaataaaattatcaacaaataaaataaatcacaaaTGACTAATTATTTGATTGTCAA is part of the Arachis duranensis cultivar V14167 chromosome 1, aradu.V14167.gnm2.J7QH, whole genome shotgun sequence genome and encodes:
- the LOC110277406 gene encoding uncharacterized protein LOC110277406, yielding MAQRAGVPWLPDDESPPAVHINERVILWGTWVTDKPPAPRRAQASAAATPRPSSSSAAAPGPSTPVPPAPPPPPPAAPQPMYRLMQHLIGLMEQSERRNRRRYERLSRMLASLGTRMPSDSDISSN